AGTCTATGCGTTTCAGCATGCACTTCCCTCCGGCGCCTCGTACCACCggtgctgcaagcgctgtACATCATTGCAATCCCACACCGACTTGCCGAGCCGTACATTCACCTCATTGTGTAGCGTGCAGAGATAATACCGCAGCGTAGCGCCATTCTGGACCGCAtctgcacgcgcctgcgAAGGCTGTCTTGCATACTCCAGCTCCAGCTCCGAAGCACATGTTGAGCACGGGTATACATGCGGTAGCGCATCCAAAAGCGCTAGCATcgacgcacgctgcacgctgctgGGCTCGTCGGGGTAGTACGCCGCGGCAGAGTGCAAAAATGTCCATGTACTCCGCCCAAGCTCTTCAATATCTGCAGGGCATGCATCGCGTGGCTTTTGTGCTTGTCGGAGCGCCATACCAAAAGCAACGCGCGAATTGCAGGCCCTGCACGGCTTTCCGTCAGGACCCAGCTCAACTGGTGGTTTGCGTGCGTTCGTCGGCATGGGCGTCGTATCCGGTGCATCATGCGGACGCTCTTCGGCATGCACTtcacgccgccgagcaaACCATGAAGAGCTGGAGTGTTTTGCAGTGTCAGCCTCGACGGCTTCTTTtccttgcggcgccggcaaaGGTACGCCGCCCCATTCCGGCATTCCTGCAGGCCGCGCCACGCGTTTCGGCTCCCAGTCATCGGCACCATCATCCTTGCCCGCCATGCGGAAGTATTCTTCACGGATATCGAGCTGCCGCTTATCGCGATTCAGCTTGAGTACTTCTTCCTTGTTCAACGCCTTGACGTGTTTGTCATGGTACTCGTACCGGGTTTGCGTGAACTGCGCAAGGCCCATCGTGCTCAAAGCAATCGTGAGAATAAACGGTGCTCCAAAGTACAGGGTCGGCGAGCGgtacgcacgcgctttgAACGAGCGGTACGCTTGCCGTACagacatggcgcgcaatgtggaggtggCGAAACGAACGACGAGCAGAAAGCACCGGTTGTGGAGGTGTTGAAATCTTCCGCGCAGGGCGACAGACGAACGTGGTTCGTGGTGGGGGGGCTGGTTTTGCAGAACGCATCTTTTTATAGTCACCTACATGGTGCGTCGCCAGAGCGGCGCTATATAGGACGGCGTCGAAAGAACAGCACGTACGGCGACTCACCCTGCAACTGGGCGAGAtcgctgcgtgcaatgcgcgaaTCATCGCAGTAGAACCAGTCGTCCTGCGTCCGGATCGTCGCGGTGTAGTGTCCCGACGTAAGACACCCAAAATGGTGCGTCACAGCGTAAAGGTCGTACAAGTACGGCGGCCGCTGCGACTCACTACTTGGGATTCCCTGGACCGCAGTACCTggcggcaaaggcggcGGCATATAGTTGGACAGATCAAGTCCGGTCGTCGGGAACATGACGGGGGTACTAATTTTGTTCGTGACAGGCCCCTTGATCATGAACCGTTTGAGGTGCACGACCAGGATCGGtggcaggcgcgcgaggctgAGCCGCTTGGTTGCCCTGCGCGGTTTTTTGCACTTTGGGCATCGCCACGCGTTGCTTTTGTCGAGGatttcctcgcgcacaaacaTGTCGAGGCACTGCTGCAGTGCCGCCTGCGTCATGCCGCGTCCGTGCGGGACGGGTAGAGAAAGAGAAAGGAATGCATTGTACGTCCTGCTCGTGTATCCACACGTCAGACACTGCAGCTGATTCCGCAGCTGGCCCTGAAATGCATCGACCACCACGCTGTCGTTCCTGCGGCGGTACATGCCCCACTCTGCGATACTCGCGAGCTGCGGAGGAAGTCGGTTCAGCTCTtcctgctgcgcgtcgccCAGCTCGGTCGTcgggcgctgctgcacaaggtTCAAATCCTCGTGGATTCCATCCAGGAGAAACGTGAGAAACTCTTGGCTGTCCTGCTGCTCTCCCCCGCTAAACGCCGGTGCAAAGCGGCCGATCGCTTGGCGGAACACGTGTGGCGATACTGacgcgtgctgctgcgacCACATGGTCTGCAGCAGGTGGGCAAACGCACTggcaagcacgccgcgcgtgccaagcgGATTGTGCAAATTAATCGCTTTCTTGTACCGCCCTTCAATCATGTAGCGCGAGAGGACGACAGTGGCGCTCAGGCACTGCAGCGTAGCGTTCATGTAGCAGGTATTCCCAAAGTTGCGCAGGCCAGAGAGGCCAATGCGGACCTCGTGGCGGGCGTCcagaaagcggcgcggcgctgcaggccgctgtcctgcagcgctgaGCGAAGCTGGAATTCGGTATACAGAGGAGGACGGCGCTGGCGTAGCctgcggcacttgcgcgaTCCCTGTATGGGCATGCTCCGGCGCGCCACCGCCAGACAAGAGCGACGCGGGAATTTCGCGGCTCGTGGGGCGTGGCGGCTGATaggtgcgctgcggcttgGAAGGCACATTGACATGGTACGTATTGTGCCGCGATTGGCGCACCGTCTCGAGCAAGTCGGGGGGCGTCGCGCCGGGGGTCGCGACAATCCCCGCATCGCCAACGGCGCGCGACCAGGAATCGTAGCcaccgcgcagcagcactgGTGCATGCAAGAGATCGGGACGAAGTGCGCGCACGAGGGTATCGAGCACCGTTTGCTCCGGCGTGAATGCGCCGGCGttgccaaacgcgcgcgtgcgctcgtCGTAGAGGACGAGCAAGTcgtacgcagcgcgctgcttgaaCCGCGCCGCTTCACTAGGAGCGCTGCGGTCCAGCGCCTCTTCCAGTTCGAAGGGAGAGACGGGCGCGTTTCTCAAAAGCGCAGGGTCGATGCAGACGGAGTCGGCGCCACGCAAATGGCCCGCATCGTACACGTGCCGCGGACGGACGtccacaagcagcgcatggaggCCAGGCCGTTTTAcgagcacctcgccgcCCGCCTTGTCAGTAGTACGGTCAAAGCCAGGGTACATGTAAGCCCACAGTGCGTCTACAGGGAGCACGGGGCCGTCCGGGACCGGCATAGACGGGGTAGGCGCGTCCGCTTCGCCCGGTGGCCGTGGCGGCGGTCGCTTGCGTGGCGACGGCACGGCCGGCACCGCAACATCCTGCACTGCATCGCGGCGAGAAGCGTCTTTTGGTGTCTCGCTTCCGGACCGCGAGGAGCGTACCTCGTCTCCAACCTCGGTTCCTTTTGCGTCGCTCCCTTCCCCAAGCGCAGTGAGCCGAGCACTCAGCTCGTCGACCTCGTCGTGCTCCTCCCGCGCGGCAAGTTCCGCCTCGATCGCctgcgagcgctgcacgatcTCGGGCGTCCTATTCATCAGCTCCTGATACGCAAGAAATGTAGCATCACGCGATTTTTTCAGTTCCGGCCACTCAGCGTGCTTCGGCACAAAAGATGCCACGCTCGCAGTCGTCAAGTAGTGCACAAACGCCGCCTCCAAGTTGCCCTGTGCATCTGCCATCTGCGCCTTTTCCAGCAGTGTCGCAGCGGCTCCGATATAACTTTTTACCGAAAAACTCGGGTCCAGGTGCAGACGCACCTGTTTCCGCAGATTCGCAGGGTGGCTCGGCGACAACGTGCGCGCATCATGCCCCTGCTCCGCCGCTGCCAGCATGCCAAACCAGGATGGTGGGGGCCGAGATCACGTGGAcgctcgcgtcgcgcctCGCCTTGTGAGACCATGCATCGATCCCGGCGgcgtacgcggcgcgagccGTCAGAGGAgcctgtgcggcgcacacggccacggcgcacggccagcgTGCGTGTAGAGAGCGAGGA
This is a stretch of genomic DNA from Malassezia vespertilionis chromosome 1, complete sequence. It encodes these proteins:
- the ERV1 gene encoding thiol oxidase (COG:O; EggNog:ENOG503P2I1; TransMembrane:1 (i20-40o)) — protein: MSVRQAYRSFKARAYRSPTLYFGAPFILTIALSTMGLAQFTQTRYEYHDKHVKALNKEEVLKLNRDKRQLDIREEYFRMAGKDDGADDWEPKRVARPAGMPEWGGVPLPAPQGKEAVEADTAKHSSSSWFARRREVHAEERPHDAPDTTPMPTNARKPPVELGPDGKPCRACNSRVAFGMALRQAQKPRDACPADIEELGRSTWTFLHSAAAYYPDEPSSVQRASMLALLDALPHVYPCSTCASELELEYARQPSQARADAVQNGATLRYYLCTLHNEVNVRLGKSVWDCNDVQRLQHRWYEAPEGSAC
- the DOA4 gene encoding ubiquitinyl hydrolase 1 (COG:O; MEROPS:MER0001884; EggNog:ENOG503NX9E) encodes the protein MLAAAEQGHDARTLSPSHPANLRKQVRLHLDPSFSVKSYIGAAATLLEKAQMADAQGNLEAAFVHYLTTASVASFVPKHAEWPELKKSRDATFLAYQELMNRTPEIVQRSQAIEAELAAREEHDEVDELSARLTALGEGSDAKGTEVGDEVRSSRSGSETPKDASRRDAVQDVAVPAVPSPRKRPPPRPPGEADAPTPSMPVPDGPVLPVDALWAYMYPGFDRTTDKAGGEVLVKRPGLHALLVDVRPRHVYDAGHLRGADSVCIDPALLRNAPVSPFELEEALDRSAPSEAARFKQRAAYDLLVLYDERTRAFGNAGAFTPEQTVLDTLVRALRPDLLHAPVLLRGGYDSWSRAVGDAGIVATPGATPPDLLETVRQSRHNTYHVNVPSKPQRTYQPPRPTSREIPASLLSGGGAPEHAHTGIAQVPQATPAPSSSVYRIPASLSAAGQRPAAPRRFLDARHEVRIGLSGLRNFGNTCYMNATLQCLSATVVLSRYMIEGRYKKAINLHNPLGTRGVLASAFAHLLQTMWSQQHASVSPHVFRQAIGRFAPAFSGGEQQDSQEFLTFLLDGIHEDLNLVQQRPTTELGDAQQEELNRLPPQLASIAEWGMYRRRNDSVVVDAFQGQLRNQLQCLTCGYTSRTYNAFLSLSLPVPHGRGMTQAALQQCLDMFVREEILDKSNAWRCPKCKKPRRATKRLSLARLPPILVVHLKRFMIKGPVTNKISTPVMFPTTGLDLSNYMPPPLPPGTAVQGIPSSESQRPPYLYDLYAVTHHFGCLTSGHYTATIRTQDDWFYCDDSRIARSDLAQLQGESPYVLFFRRRPI